atcacattttgttgttctaccaattaaatgttcataataattatattctaattaaattaataattaatattctcattattattaactaattattttatttttatcacattttatgtttaataataataaactgaactaaatttcttaattacgaAAAACACCGACATATTTGGTGAGAGGAGTGAGAAATGAATATTATAGTTTTTGGCTAAGTTATCGTACACCACATATTTGGTGAGTTTATGTAGTTAATATCTAAAGTTATATAGACATGCCTAATTCAGTGTGGGGTGTTTTAAGTATCTTGTTAGCTAAATTTGATTGAAGTTAGATTTTAGCTAAGCCAATGACAGTGCTCTTAGAGCTGTACGATTAGCTTGGCTATTTCATTAGTCAAAATTGCCTAAATCACGCTTCTTCCCTTTTGTCTATTCCCGCCGAAATGTaatcacacattttttttttttgaaagaaacctcaaaattttcattaataGTATCAATCCTTACATTGCCTGTCTTGTTCCAGTCTATGTGCTATACAAGCTGGAACCTCTTCTACCCAAACTTGTTCCTCTACTGATCTTAAGGCATTCTTTGCCAAAATATGTGCTACATTGTTCTGTTCTCTATAGACAAACTGTATACTCCAATGTTGTCTATTTACCATAGCCTTCCTAATATCTTCAATCAAGTGTCCTATAGTAGATAGATTCTCTTCTGTGTTCTTCACTGCATCTATGATAACCTTTGCATCCCCTTCGAAGACTACTTTCTGCACATTGAGCTCACTGTACACCTGCATTACCTTCAAAAGAGCCAAACATTCTGCTACTTCTGCCGACTGAACGTAACATCTGCTATCACA
This genomic interval from Carya illinoinensis cultivar Pawnee chromosome 2, C.illinoinensisPawnee_v1, whole genome shotgun sequence contains the following:
- the LOC122301753 gene encoding uncharacterized protein LOC122301753; amino-acid sequence: MVLWEKLVESLDRDKLEEVAVRFRKIWLRRNLVVFENKVTCPQRLLVSTAESLEVFKQANRRQGIEPQQVSRPGSVAAWVKPDAEFVKVNWDASLDMKVGKMGMGVIMRDENGDALLVVCDSRCYVQSAEVAECLALLKVMQVYSELNVQKVVFEGDAKVIIDAVKNTEENLSTIGHLIEDIRKAMVNRQHWSIQFVYREQNNVAHILAKNALRSVEEQVWVEEVPACIAHRLEQDRQCKD